Part of the Oncorhynchus nerka isolate Pitt River linkage group LG14, Oner_Uvic_2.0, whole genome shotgun sequence genome is shown below.
TGCTGCCACAGTGGCCATAATGCCCTTTAACAAAATGAATGCCTTGCTGCCACAGTGGTCATTGTGCCCTTTAACTAAATGAATGCCTTGCTGCCACAGTGGCCATAATGCCCTTTAACAAAATGAATGCCTTGCTGCCACAGTGGCCATAATGCCCTTTAACAAAATGAATGCCTTGCTGCCACAGTGGtcattgtgtcctttaactaaaTGAATGCCTTGCTGTCACAGTGGTCATTGTGTCCTTTACAGTGCCATTGTGCCTCTTAAATGAATGCCTTGCTGCCACAGTGGTCATTGTGCCCTTTAACAAAATGAATGCCTTGCTGTCACAGTGGTCATTGTGCCCTTTAACTAAATGAATGCCTTGCTGCCACAGTGGCCATAATGCCCTTTAACTAAATGAATGCCTTGCTGTCACAGTGGTCATTGTGCCCTTTAACTAAATGAATGCCTTGCTGCCACAGTGGccattgtgcccttgggctgTATGTACTAATTCTAAGGCTTGGCCGTGGCCGTACTCCCCATAGCCTTGCTCTGAAGCACCACTCACTCGCACGGCTCTCTCAGATATCTCAGTTCTTATTAACCAATGCCCATCACGGGATCAGGTCCTTCTCACAGCCATTCCGTACAGCTTGCTACTGAAGTCGGTATTTGGGGTATCTGTTCATTTAACCTttaataactaggcaagtcaattaaggcCTTAGGCctagagtggggcaaaaaaagtatttagtcagccaccaattgtgcaagttctcccacttaaaaagatgagagaggcctgtaattttcatcataggtacacttcaactatgacagacaaaatgagagagaaaaaaatccagaaaatcacattgtaggattttttatgaatttatttgcaaattatggtggaaaataagcatttggtcaataacaaaagtttatctcaatactttgttatataccctttgttggcaatgacagaggtcaaacgttttctgtaagtcttcacaaggttttcacacactgttgctggtattttggcccattcctccatgcagatctcctctagagcagtgatgttttggggctgttgctgggcaacacagactttcaactccctccataGATGTTCTAtgaggttgagatctggagactgggtAGGCCACTCCAgggccttgaaatgcttcttacgaagccactccttcgttgcctgggcggtgtgtttgggatcattgtcatgctgaaagacccagccacgtttcatcttcaatgcccttgttgatggaaggaggttttcactcaaaatctcacgatacatggccccattcattctttcctttacacggatcagtcgtcctggtccctttgccgaaaaacagccccaaagcatgatgtttccacccccatgcttcacagtaggtatggtgttctttgaatgcaactcagcattctttgtcctccaaacacgacgagttgagtttttaccaaaaagttatattttggtttcatctgaccatatgacattctcccaatcttcttctggatcatccaaatgctctctagcaaacttcagatgggcctggacatgtactggcttaagcagggggacacgtctggcactgcaggatttgagtccctggcggcgtagtgtgttactgatggtaggctttgttactttggtcccagctctgcaggtcattcactaggtccccccgtgtggttctgggatttttgctcaccgttcttgtgttaattttgaccccatggggtgagatcttgcgtggagccccagatcgagggagattatcagtggtcttgtatgtcttccatttcctaataattgctcccccagttgatttcttcaaaccaagctgcttacctattgcagattcagtcatcccagcctggtgcaggtctacaatttgtttctggtgtcctttcacagctctttggtcttggccatagtggagtttggagtgtgactgtttgaggttgtggacatgtgtcttttatactgataacaagttcaaacaggtgccattaatacaggtaacgaatggaggacagaggagcctcttaaagaagaagttacaggtctgtgagagccagaaatcttgcttgtttgtaggtgaccaaagacttattttccaccataatttgcaaataaattaattaaaagtcctacaatgtgattttctggattttttttctcattttgtctgtcatagttgaagtgtacctatgatgaaaattacaggcctctctcatctttttaagtgggagaacttgcacaattggttgctgactaaatacttttttgccccactgtatatatcacgATGTCAAGGCCTATATATCACGATGTCAAggcaaacaacacaattatcacaacacaggttgtaaaatgacattttttgggggtgggggggactTGGCTTccccacacatgcacatacactacatacacacacacacataacaaacacacacatacacacacactaacacactcatCATGTGTTAAATTAAATTTGATGTAATTTCTTTAATGTTTTTGTTCTCTTTCCACAGGTGGGTGTCATCTCCAGAATCATCTCCTCTCTAGAATAATCTCCTCTCCAGAATCATCTCCTCTCCAGAATCATCTCCTCTCCAGAATCATCTCCTCTCCAGAATCATCTCCTCTCTAGAAGAATCATCTCCTCTCTAGAATCATCTCCTCTCTAGAATCATCTCCTCTCTAGAATcatctcctctctacagtacctGGTCTACTAACGTGATCCATCACAATTACCACCCATCAGGTCCATCAGAGTGCCATCACACTGCTGAGGAGACAgtacaaccaactgtctgaaccaAAGATGAAACATTTCAGCTATCGGTCTGAACCAAAGCTCTGACAGTCCTGCTCTGCCTCTGTTCTGATCTATTCTGAAACACCCTGTTCTGTTCTGGACGTTACTCTGAAACACCCTGTTCTGTTCTGGACGTTACTCTGAAACaccctgttctgttctgatctGGATGTTATTCTGAAACACCCTATTCTGTTCTGATCTACTGTGGACGTTGCTCTGACACTGTCTGTGGTCTCCATAATGAATGatgtctctgctctcccctccaaCCACACAGACTGTCAGGTGGTGAAGGTCCCCCACCTGGTGTTCTTAGTGTTGGGTATGGTGTCTCTCAGTGAGAACCTGTTGGTGGTGGTGGCCGTGGTGCGCAACAAGAACCTCCACTCCCCAATGTACATGTTTATCTGTAGCCTGGCCACGTTCAacaccatctcctccctctccaagaCCTGGGAAACCCTGATGATGGAGTTCAGCGATGTCGGACAACTGGACTCCCGGGGGGACTCCGTCCGGAGGGTCGATGACGTCATAGACGCGCTGCTCTGCATGTCTTTTATCGGCTGCATCTGTAGCTTCCTGGCCATCGCTGTGGACCGCTACGTCACCATCTTCCACGCACTGCGCTACCACAACATCATGACCACGAGGCGAGCCGCCGCCGCCCTGGCAGGGATCTGGGCGCTATGCGGCGTCTCCGGGGCGGTCATGGTGGCGTTCTGCGACGCCACGGTCATCAAGATCTTTTTCATCGTGCTCTTCCTCGTCTCGctgctcctcatcctcttcctctacgTCCACATGTTCCTGCTGGCTCGGTCCCACGCCAGGAAGATTGCAGCGCTGCCCGGGAGTGCCATGCCGCACCGCAGCCTCCGGGGGGCGCTCACGCTCACCATGCTATTCGGGGTGTTTGTGGTGTGCTGGGCGCctttcttcctccacctcctcctcctcatggtGTGTGTAGAGAACCCCTACTGTGAGTGCTACCGCTCTCTGTTCCAGCTGAATTTGGTTCTGCTGATGAGTCACGCCGTGGTCGACCCGGCCATCTACGCCTTCCGCAGCGCAGAGCTACGAAACACCTTCAGGAAGATGCTGCTCTGCTCCGACTCACCACTCTGCTACAAGGTCAAAGCTCTGTTCCACTGAAGGGCTTTgtctgcaccctattccctagataatGCACAACTTTCCACCAGAGTTTTTGACCCCGTGGGGCTTGGCtagaggtagggcactatatagggggtagggcactatatggggggtagggcactatatggggggtagggcactatatggggaatagggcactatatggggaatagggcactatatggggggtagggcactatatggggaatagggcactatatggggggtagggcactatatggggaatagggccttggttaaaggtagggcactatatggggaatagggccttggttaaaggtagggcactatatggggggtagggcactatatggggagtAGGGCCTCGGTTaaaggtagggcactatatggggaatagggccttggttaaaggtagggcactatatggggaatagggtctTGGTTaaaggtagggcactatatggggaatagggcctcggttaaaggtagtgcactatatggggaatagggccttggttagaggtagggcactatatggggaatagggccttggttagaggtagggcactatatggggagtagggcactatatggggaatagggccttggttaaaggtagggcactatatggggaatagggccttggttagaggtagggcactatatggggaatagggccttggttagaggtagggcactatatggggaatagggccttggttagaggtagggcactatatggggaatagggccttggttaaaggtagggcactatatggggaatagggccttggttagaggtagggcactatatggggaatagggccttggttagaggtagggcactatatggggaatagggccttggttagaggtagggcactatatggggaatagggcactTGGTTGGTtaaggtagggcactatatgggggtaGGGCCTTGGGGAGAGGGGCcttagggcactatatgggggtagggcactatatggggaatagggccttggttaaaggggggtagggcactatatggggaatagggcactatatggggaatagggttaggaggtagggcactatatggggaatagggccttggttagaggtagggcactatatggggaatagggccttggttagaggtagggcactatatgggggtagggcactatatggggaatagggccttggttagaggtagggcactatatgggggccttggttagaggtagggcactatatgggggtagggcactatatggggaatagggccttggttatggggtagggcactatatgggggtaGGGCACTTGGTTAAGGTAGGGAGTAGGGCCTTGggagtagggcactatatgggggtagggcactatatggggaatatggCCTTGGTtaaggtagggcactatatggggaatagggccttggttagaggtaggcaCTATATgggggtagggcactatatggggaatagggccttggttagaggtagggcactatatggggaatagggcactatatgggggtagggcactatatggggaatagggccttggttagaggtagggcactatatggggagtagggcactatatggggggtagggcactatatggggagtagggccttggttagaggtagggcactatatgggggtagggcactatatggggggtagggcactatatggggaatagggccttggttagaggtagggcactatatggggaatagggccttggttagaggtagggcactatatggggaatagggccttggttagaggtagggcactatatgcggagtagggcactatatgcgttaaaggtagggcactatatggggaatagggccttggttagaggtagggcactatatggggaatagggccttggttagaaggtagggcactatatggggaatagggccttggttagttagggcactagggggtagggcactatatggggaataggggtcCTTGGTTaaaggtagggcactatatggggggtagggcactatatgggggtagggcactatatggggaatagggccttggttagaggtagggcactatatgggggtaGGGCCTCGGTTAAAATAGGGCACTATATTagggtagggcactatatggggaatagggcctaTATgggggtagggcactatatggggaatagggtaggCCTATGGTTaaaggtagggcactatatgggggtagggcactatatggggtagggcactatatggggaatagggccttggttaaaggtagggcactatataataggggttagaggtagggcactatatgggggtagggcactatatgggggtagggcactatatggggaatagggccttggttagaggtagggcactatatgggggtagggcactatatggggaatagggcctggttaggggtagggcactatatggggggCCTTGGTTAGGGGGGCACTATATGGGggaggtagggcactatatggggggCCTAgggggtagggcactatatggggaatagggccttggttagaggtagggcactatatgggggtagggcactatatgggggtagggcactatatggggaatagggcctcggttagaggtagggcactatatggggtagggcactatatgggggtagggcactatatggggaatagggcctaTATgggggtagggcactatatggggttAGAATAGGGCACTATGggaggtagggcactatatggggtagggcactatatggggaatagggccttggttaaaggtagggcactatatggggaatagggtctgggttagaggtagggcactatatggggaatagggcactTGGTATgggggtagggcactatatggggaatagggcctcAGGTTaaaggtagggcactatatgggggtagggccttggttagaggtagggcactatatgggggtagggcactatatggggaatagggcactatatggggaatagggcctagggcactatatggggaatagggcctaGGGGGTaggggcactatatggggaaacagggccttggttagaggtagggcactatatggggaatagggccttatggtagggcactatatgggtagggcactatatggggtagggcactatatggggggGCAATAGGGGGTAGGGTAgccttggttagaggtagggcactatatggggaatagggcactagaggtagggcactatatgggggtagggcactatatggggaatagggccttggttagaggtagggcactatatgggggtagggcactatatgggggtagggcactatatggggaataggggttAGAGGTAGGGCACTTAGgggggtagggcactatatgggggtagggcactatatgggggtagggcactatatgggggtaGGGCCTTGGAGTtagaggtagggcactatatgggggtagggcactatatggggaatagggccttggttaaaggtagggcactatatgggggtagggccttggttagaggtagggcactatattgggggtagggcactatatggggaatagggccttggttaaaggtagggcactatataggggggtagggcactatatggggggtagggcactatatggggggtagggcactatatggggaatagggccttggttagaggtagggcactatatggggaataggggctTGGCtagaggtagggcactatatggggggtagggcactatatggggagtagggccttggttagaggtagggcactatatggggggtagggcactatatggggagtagggcactatatggggaatagggccttggttagaggtagggcactatatggggtgcagggcactatatggggggtagggcactatatggggaatagggcctcGGTTaaaggtagggcactatatggggaatagggccttggttagaggtagggcactatatggggggtagggcactatatggggggtagggcactatatggggggtagggcactatatgggggtaGGGCACTTGGGGAATAGGGCCTTGGTTaaaggtagggcactatatggggaatagggcctgggttaaaggtagggcactatatggggaatagggcactatatggggggtagggcactatatggggaatagggcctcGGTTaaaggtagggcactatatggggaatagggccttggttagaggtagggcactatatggggggtagggcactatatggggggtagggcactatatggggggtagggcactatatggggggtagggcactatatggggaatagggccttggttaaaggtagggcactatatggggaatagggccttggttaaaggtagggcactatatggggaatagggcactatatggggggtagggcactatatggggaatagggcctcGGTTaaaggtagggcactatatggggaataggccttggttagaggtagggcactatatggggggtagggcactatatggggggtagggcactatatggggggtAGGGCCTCGGTtagaggtagggcactatatggggaatagggtcttggttagaggtagggcactatatggggggtagggcactatatggggaatagggccttgcttagaggtagggcactatatggggagtAGGGAACTATATGgggggtagggcactatatggggaatagggcctcGGTTaaaggtagggcactatatggggaatagggccttggttagaggtagggcactatatggggaatagggtcttggttagaggtagggcactatatggggggtagggcactatatggggaatagggccttggttagaggtagggcactatatggggaatagggcactatatggggaatagggccttggttaaaggtagggcactatatggggaatagggcactatatggggaatagggccttggttagaggtagggcactatatggggggtagggcactatatggggggtagggcactatatggggaatagggccttggttagaggtagggcactatatagggggtAGGGCCTTGGTTaaaggtagggcactatatggggaatagggccttggttagaggtagggcactatatggggaatagggccttggttagaggtagggcactatatggggggtagggcactatatggggaatagggccttggttagaggtagggcactatatggggaatagggcactatatggggaatagagcCTTGGTTaaaggtagggcactatatggggaatatggCCTTGGTTaaaggtagggcactatatggggaatagggccttggttaaaggtagggcactatatggggaatagggccttgGTTAAAGGTAGGGCACTATGGGGGGTAGGGCCttggttaaaggtagtgcactatggggaATAGAGCCTTGGTTaaaggtagggcactatatggggaatagggccttggttagaggtagggcactatatggggaatagagccttggttagaggtagggcactatatggggaatagggcactatatggggaatagggcactatatggggaatagggccttggttagaggtagggcactatatggggaatagagcCTTGGttagaggtatatatatatatatgtttaactatatatggaatagataactactgtatattatacagtacatttaACTATATACAGAATAGataaatactgtatattatactatatGTATAACTATGTACAGAAtagataactactgtatattatactatatGTATAACTATGTACAGAAtagataactactgtatattatactatatGTATAACCATGTACAGAAtagataactactgtatattatactatatGTATAACTATGTACAGAAtagataactactgtatattatatatgtataactATATATAGAATATAACTACTGTACAGAAACTAGATAGAAtagataactactgtatattatacagtacatttaACTATATACAGAATAGATAACTACTGTATATGATACTATATGTATAACTATATACAGAAtagataactactgtatattatactatatGTATAACTATGTACAGAAtagataactactgtatattatacagtacatttaactatatatggaatagataaatactgtatattatactatatGTATAACCATGTACAGAAtagataactactgtatattatactatatGTATAACTATGTACAGAAtagataactactgtatattatacagtacatttaactatatatggaatagataaatactgtatattatactatatGTATAACCATGTACAGAAtagataactactgtatattatactatatGTATAACTATGTACAGAATAGataaatactgtatattatactatatGTATAACCATGTACAGAAtagataactactgtatattatactatatGTATAACTATGTACAGAAtagataactactgtatattatactatatGTATAACTATGTACAGAAtagataactactgtatattatactatatgtataactatgtatagaatagataactactgtatattatactatatGTATACTACAGTGCgtttgggaagtattcagacccttgcccttttccacattttgttatgttacagccttattctaaaatggattaaattatgtttttcctcatcaatctacacacaataccccataatgacatcacaatatcccataatgacatcacaataccccataatgacatcacaataccccataatgacatcacaataccccataatgacatcacaataccccataatgacatcacaatatcccataatgacatcacaatatcccataatgacatcacaataccccacaataccccataatgacatcacaataccccataatgacatcacaataccccataatgacaaagcaaaacagtttatttttattttttatgtttgcacatttataa
Proteins encoded:
- the LOC115126575 gene encoding adrenocorticotropic hormone receptor-like translates to MNDVSALPSNHTDCQVVKVPHLVFLVLGMVSLSENLLVVVAVVRNKNLHSPMYMFICSLATFNTISSLSKTWETLMMEFSDVGQLDSRGDSVRRVDDVIDALLCMSFIGCICSFLAIAVDRYVTIFHALRYHNIMTTRRAAAALAGIWALCGVSGAVMVAFCDATVIKIFFIVLFLVSLLLILFLYVHMFLLARSHARKIAALPGSAMPHRSLRGALTLTMLFGVFVVCWAPFFLHLLLLMVCVENPYCECYRSLFQLNLVLLMSHAVVDPAIYAFRSAELRNTFRKMLLCSDSPLCYKVKALFH